The window CATATTTCAAATACGTTCCAAAGACTTTTTCTGGCATGGCTCCATGGACAAGAACAATCTTGGGCGTGAGCGCTCGTAGGCATGCATCAAGTCCGGCTTCAAAATGATATTTGTCTTCTTTTGTCTTTATGCATCCGTAGGTGCTGATGACGATAATACTGTCGTGAGGGATTCCTGCAAATGCAATCGGTTCAGGCAACACGTCTGTCGTGTAAGTGTCGCGGCTGCCCCAGCGAACAAGTGCAAAAACGTCTATGCCTTGAGTTTGCCAATAATGGCTGATTGCATTCTTCTTGTAAACGTTTGCTATTTGCACGGTTAAGGGAGCATCCCTGTAAAGTGAACAATCGGGCGAAATAACCACAGGAAACTTTTTGAGTTCTTTAGCATAGGCTTGGGGATTTCTCAGGACGTCGGCAAACATCGGGTCCATTTCGAAGAATCCGATACCCTCGCTATCCGTCGGAGCCTCGTTTCTGCGGCTAAACGGCGTAATTCCGCCAGGGATAAAGATTCTTTTGGGTTTGTCAATGACAGGAATCTCGAAAATGCCCTCAAAACGGGCGCTTTTTACTAGTTCAGGCTGAAAACCGTCATCAATAGCTGCTTTGGCTCTTTTGTTTTTAGACATATCTGTCTCCTTGTTAATTCTTCAGAGACAAATCTGCCTTTTGAGGTATAAAAATGCTTTTCGCAGCGCGAAAGGAAATTTTGCGAATTTCGCCATTTTTAATGTAAGTCATGCTGAAAAATGGCGTTTTTGGGTTATTTTCTTTTCGCCGTGCGAAAGAAATATTTTTAAGAGCAATTCGTAGACTAGGAATACGCCTAATACATATCCTTACCACTTATTGGTTCGAAATGATTTTGGATTAGAAACCGATTCGCTCTATCTATGTCAAAACGATAATTATTCCGAAGAATGAACATATACATCTGGTGACAAGGATCGTAATCGTCCAAGCAATAGTTCCCCGCCTTCAACAACTGCATTGAAGAAAGATAGGGAATGTCTAAACCTATACAAATAGCAATGATACTTTCCAAAGATGGCTTGTACCGGCAGTACTTATCTGATTTGATTTTCGTAAAAATCGTCGGGCTTAATTCTGTTTTTTCTTGAAAACGACTGGAATTCCATTTTTTTATTTGGAATAATTCTTGTAATCTATCTTTAAAATCCAATTTTTGAGTGCAAGAAAGATTTTTGAGATCAGCACATTCCTTCAACCACAGGTCTTGCAAGGCCTGCTCCTGGTCGGGTTTATGTATTGATTCCTTCTGCTGCATCTTATACTATTTTAGTCAGTTAAATTCCAAAAGGCTGAAAAAAGGCTCATCTTTTTTTGAATTATAAAATCGAATCTTTTAAACAAACATCCTTTAACCTGTCGAGCAATTTGCCCGACAAACTTGATTAAAAACACGATGTCATTTACCCTATGGTCTTATGTTTCGCTCCTTTGGCCCAAGGCCAGTTTATCTCCGCTCTACCTTGAAAGTAGCCCTTTTTCTTCACCATTCAAACTACACGTCTCGCTAATAAATTAGTTGCTTCAGCACCTGTAATAAAAATATTTTTACACTCTATTTCCAAATGCGTTTTGGTCTCATCTTTTCTGACACTGAATAATACAATCCGCTATTTCCGTCTATTTTCATTTTGTCGCAACTTCAGCATGCCTATGCTTTTTTATGAATAAAAAAGGCGTGGTGTCGAATGCACATACACTACTGAGGCTCTGGTAAACCTATCCACAATATGTGCAAACGACCCACGCCCAAATTGAGCGAAGATTCTTTTTCATTGTGGATATTCTTGATTCGCCTAAAGCAAACGACCAGATTTTCAGTAGTGGAATCAGAAATCTCTTCAGTCTATGTCAAAATCAAACTATTTGATGATGTTTAGTGTCCTCCAAAATATGGATTGATCTTAATCTTATTTCAAAAAACCATATGAATACACTTGGGGTTGAATTTTTTCAGATAGCGTTTTGTAAGCTTTTTCAAAGTGCTCAAAGTTAGTTGGAACAGTATTGCCAGATCCATTTTGAGCATTGAGAGCCTTGCATATTTGATACCACCCCACATCGGCACGATTCAATTTGAATTCGTCACGGATTTTGTGGTTGAACTGTTGCTTGAAATATTCTTGCCAAATTTTGCGACCTTCGTCAAGAACAGTTTGGGCTTCAACACTAAACGTTTTTCCTCTCATGTAACGAACCATAAAGTCGCTTTCGAAGCGACTGGACGCTCCAACCTCAGAGG is drawn from Fibrobacter sp. UWR3 and contains these coding sequences:
- a CDS encoding DUF4417 domain-containing protein, whose amino-acid sequence is MSKNKRAKAAIDDGFQPELVKSARFEGIFEIPVIDKPKRIFIPGGITPFSRRNEAPTDSEGIGFFEMDPMFADVLRNPQAYAKELKKFPVVISPDCSLYRDAPLTVQIANVYKKNAISHYWQTQGIDVFALVRWGSRDTYTTDVLPEPIAFAGIPHDSIIVISTYGCIKTKEDKYHFEAGLDACLRALTPKIVLVHGAMPEKVFGTYLKYAEFHNYPNWIARKKGG